In Balaenoptera ricei isolate mBalRic1 chromosome 7, mBalRic1.hap2, whole genome shotgun sequence, a single window of DNA contains:
- the LOC132369212 gene encoding probable hydrolase PNKD codes for MAAVVAATALKGRGARNARVLRGILSGATANKASQNRTRALQSHSSPECKEEPEPLSPELEYIPRKRGKNPMKAVGLAWAIGFPCGILLFILTKREVDKDRLKQMKARQNMRASNTGEYESQRFRASSHHAPTPEAGSRVQW; via the exons ATGGCGGCGGTGGTAGCTGCTACGGCGCTGAAGGGCCGGGGGGCGAGAAATGCCCGCGTCCTCCGGG GGATTCTCTCAGGAGCCACAGCTAACAAGGCTTCCCAGAACAGGACCCGGGCACTGCAAAGCCACAGCTCCCCAGAGTGCAAGGAGGAGCCTGAGCCCTTATCCCCTGAACTGGAATACATTCCCAGAAAGAGGGGCAAGAACCCAATGAAAGCTGTGGGACTAGCCTG GGCCATCGGCTTCCCCTGTGGTATCCTCCTCTTCATCCTCACCAAGCGGGAAGTGGACAAGGACCGTTTGAAGCAGATGAAGGCTCGGCAGAACATGCGGGCATCCAACACGGGCGAGTATGAGAGCCAGAGGTTCAGGGCCTCCTCCCATCATGCCCCAACTCCTGAAGCTGGGTCCAGGGTGCAGTGGTGA